Part of the Streptomyces antimycoticus genome, CACGAGCGCGGGCCGGATCAGCGGGAGTTTGATGTGCCGGGCGACCTGCCAGGCATTGGCCCCGTCGATCCGCGCCGCCTCGTACAGCTCTCCGGGTACGGCCTTGAGCTGGGCGATCAGCACCAGCATGTTGTAGCCGGTGAACTGCCAGGTGACGATGTTGGCGATGGACCACAGGACCGCCCCGCGGCCCAGGAAGTCCACGTCCCAGCCCATCGAATCGGCCATCTCCACCAGCGGGCTGATCCCGGGGACGTAGAGGAAGCCCCACAGGATCGACGCGATCACCCCGGGCACGCCGTACGGCAGGAAGAAGGCGGTCCGGAAGAAGCCGACCCAGCGCGCGGAGGCCGCGTCCAGCAGCAGCGCGAGCGCGGTGGCGAAGGCGATCATCAACGGGATCTGGACGGCGCCGAAGAGCAGCACCCGGCCGAAGCCCGCCGTGAACCGGTCGTCCTCCAGGGCGTGGGCGTAGTTGGACAGGCCCGCCCACACCTGTTTGGTCTCCCCGCCGAGGCCGAGCGGTCCGGTGCGCTCGACCTTCAGCAGGCTCTCGTAGAGGGCGTAGGCGATGGGGGCGATGAAGCACAGCAGGAAGAGCGCGAGGAAGGGCAGCAGAAACCCGGACGCCGCCCGGGCGCTGCGTGCCTCGGTCCGGGTGAAGCGGCGGGGAGCTTTGCTCACCCGCCTCACCCGGCCTTCACCTTGAGGCCCTTTTCCTTGAGGTCGGCGATCGTCTCGCCCTGCACCTTCTTCAGCACCGAACGGAAGTCGGACCCGTCCCCGATGGCGGCGGTGAAGGCGTCGCCGAGCCGCTGGTAGAGGGTGTCCGTGGCGGGGCCCCACTTCCAGCTGGTGTCCACGCCCTTGCTCGCCTCGTCGAAGACCTTGCTGTACGCCTGGCCGCCGAAGAAGTCCTTGTGCACATCGAGCTGGGAGGTGGTGTACCCCTGCTTGGCACCCGGGGTGCCATAGCCGTTCTCGATCAGGAGCTTGATCGACTCGGGGTCGGTGTTGAGCCAGATCGCGAAGGCCAGCGCGTCCTTGGGGTACTTGGTCTTGGCGAAGACCGCGGTGGTGGAGCCGCCCCAGTTGGCGTAGGAGGCGTCTCCCTTCTTCCACTGCGGCATGGGCACCACGCGCCACTTGCCCGCGGTCTTGGGCGCGTTGCCGACCAGCAGGGCGTCGCCCCAGCTCGCGCCGAGCCAGGAGGCGATGGAGCCGGTCTGGACGTCCTTGTACCAGGCGTTCTGCCGGTCCGGAATGGTCTTGATGAGCTTCCGCCGGGCCAGGTCGTACCAGTAGTCGGCGACCTTACGGGTGGGCTCGTCGTCGATGGAGACGGTCCAGGTGTCGCCCTC contains:
- a CDS encoding carbohydrate ABC transporter permease, which gives rise to MRRVSKAPRRFTRTEARSARAASGFLLPFLALFLLCFIAPIAYALYESLLKVERTGPLGLGGETKQVWAGLSNYAHALEDDRFTAGFGRVLLFGAVQIPLMIAFATALALLLDAASARWVGFFRTAFFLPYGVPGVIASILWGFLYVPGISPLVEMADSMGWDVDFLGRGAVLWSIANIVTWQFTGYNMLVLIAQLKAVPGELYEAARIDGANAWQVARHIKLPLIRPALVLTTVFSLIGTLQLFAEPKVLKPLSNSIDSGYTPNLAAYNEAFTSNNQHIAAAEAVLLALVACVLSFGFLRLVGRRGKDGDNG